Genomic window (Methanomicrobia archaeon):
GTGCCGAGCTGACTGACGAAGGCGCGCGCATTTTACACGAATTTGAGCGCTACGAAAGTTATTTAGAGGGTTTATCGGCAGATGAGGAATTCTGGGAAGCGCTGCACCTGAAGATAAGCACGATGAATAAACTCAAGGGCGAGGTGAAGAAGCTTGAGAAAGACGATATTGCCGCTTCTGTGCGGATCAAGGTGGAAACGCCGACGGTTATCACCGCGTTGATCACGAAGAATGCCGTGGATGAACTCGACTTGAGGATCGGCGATGAAATAGAAGCCGTAATAAAATCGACGGAGGTTATGGTCGCCAAAAAGTAACGGTCTGAAGCTTACTTACTCTTTTACTTCGAATCCCTCAACGCCGATTTCGCCGCCTTCCTTCTCCATCAGCTTCTCCACTTTGTATTCCGCCTCGTCTAACTTCGTGTTGCAGACCTTACAGAGCTCCATGCCCTCCTGAAACATCTTCAGTGACTCTTCCAGCGAGAGATTGCCTTCACCCAGCGTCTCCACGATCTCCTCTAACCGCTTCAGCGCGGCTTCAAACGATAACTCTTCCTCTCCTGCTCCTTCTTCCATTTTACCTTGACCCCCAAACCCCCTTCAAAAAATCTGTGTGCGCTGAATAGTCTATAAGTTGTAGGTTAGTAAAGGTTTTTGTGGAGCAAAAACCGTGATTTTCCTGTTCTATAGCAGCCGTAGAACGACACGGCACTGATAAACGAGTTGCTATGAAAACTGAGAGCTTATAACATCGCGGTGCTGATCCCTCTGATGCACGAGTTGAATATCACACCTAACTACCGCACATTCATTCAATTACACGAAGTAACCAAAAACCTTGACTGGCGGTAGCGATAGAGCCGTTCGTTAAGTCCACATGACTCTTTATCTTTATCGTCTTTTTTACCCGTCCGTCGTTCGTTCGCCGTGAAATCCTTATTCCACCTTTCACCACACTTTTCATATTAAAAACATAGCCTCCGTGTGGCAGAAGCTGCGGCGAACTGCATTGTTACGCACGAATTTATCAAAGTGCTGTTAGGGCAGAAGCGATACAATGAGGAAGAGATCGTGAAACTACACGATGCAAATGGGTACCAGAGAATCAATCCGTAAGATTTTAAAGGTTTGCGTTCGTATAGGTAGGTGGATGCGATGACTGAGAAGAGCATAGCGGAGATAAACGAGCGAATTGAAGATGGCAGTGTTCATGTCGTAACGGCGGACAGAATGGGCGAAATCGTGAGCGAACTGGGTGCGGAGAAAGCGGCGAAAGAAGTGGACGTTGTCACGACCGGGACGTTTGGCCCTATGTGCTCTTCTGGCGTCTTCCTTAACTTCGGGCATTCCGATCCTCCGATACGAATGCAGCGGGTATGGCTCAACGAGGTGGAGGCGTATGCTGGTATTGCCGCGGTCGATGCGTATCTCGGCGCGACGCAATCGTCCGAGGACAAAGGGATGAATTACGGCGGCGGGCACGTCATCGAGGATTTAGCCGCGGGCAAGTCGATACAACTGCGAGCTACAAGCTATGGCACGGACTGCTATCCGCGTAAAGAATTAGAAACCACCATTACGCTCGAAGACTTGAATCAGGCGATTATGTTCAACCCGCGGAACGCGTATCAGCGGTATGCCTGTGCGACAAACTCCACGGACAGGACGTTATACACCTACATGGGTACGCTGCTTCCCCAGTATCGAAACGTGAATTATTCCGGTGCCGGTGCACTCTCACCGCTTTCTAACGATCCCGATTTCGAAACCATCGGTATAGGCACGCGTATTTTTCTCTGTGGTGCCGGCGGATATGTGGTGGGGCTGGGAACGCAACACGATCCTGTTAACCGCTTCGGCACGCTCATGGTCACGGGCAATCTGAAGGACATGAATGCGG
Coding sequences:
- a CDS encoding TOBE domain-containing protein, with amino-acid sequence MPTSSRKYESRYKPWLAHHGQAILGEGRARLLREIQELQSIRKAADKLAIPYRSAWEHIRKIEQAVGIPVVKTYRGGAHGGGGAELTDEGARILHEFERYESYLEGLSADEEFWEALHLKISTMNKLKGEVKKLEKDDIAASVRIKVETPTVITALITKNAVDELDLRIGDEIEAVIKSTEVMVAKK
- the xseB gene encoding exodeoxyribonuclease VII small subunit — encoded protein: MEEGAGEEELSFEAALKRLEEIVETLGEGNLSLEESLKMFQEGMELCKVCNTKLDEAEYKVEKLMEKEGGEIGVEGFEVKE